From Candidatus Brocadiaceae bacterium, the proteins below share one genomic window:
- a CDS encoding DUF4292 domain-containing protein, producing the protein MNTQTICAFFLFVFLASGCASHRTSVLQKSIWESASEILGSMQGEVKDLSLQQIKDTVISNRSKLKTFRAKVKFSLATSDSKGPIHCNGVLLYKSPESLRTIGSKFATTVFDMSIDGNMFWLHIPPEKKFYTGTCSTFRKIETLDIKIFPGDMTSMFNYNALLEGEKTALEVWPTYWFVRIMDIEENDVLPKGNLLIDRINGDAFRCELFHADGSVRLQAVFRDYDAYDGCRVPRKIDVRWPGNNAALSIEFSDIVINEALDPKVFRLTAPEGVKTISFY; encoded by the coding sequence ATGAATACCCAAACAATTTGCGCCTTCTTTCTGTTTGTCTTCCTTGCATCCGGATGTGCGAGCCATAGGACATCTGTTCTGCAAAAATCCATATGGGAGAGCGCTTCCGAGATTTTAGGAAGCATGCAGGGAGAGGTAAAGGACCTTTCGTTACAACAGATCAAAGACACCGTAATTTCCAATCGGTCAAAACTCAAGACCTTTCGGGCAAAGGTAAAGTTCTCACTTGCCACTTCAGATTCAAAAGGGCCAATCCATTGTAATGGAGTATTATTATATAAAAGTCCCGAAAGTTTACGGACGATCGGTTCTAAATTTGCCACAACCGTATTTGATATGTCTATTGACGGCAATATGTTCTGGCTGCATATTCCCCCGGAAAAGAAATTTTACACGGGTACCTGTAGTACCTTTCGTAAAATTGAGACACTTGATATCAAGATCTTTCCCGGAGATATGACAAGCATGTTCAACTATAATGCATTGTTAGAAGGAGAGAAAACTGCGCTGGAGGTATGGCCCACCTATTGGTTTGTGCGCATTATGGACATTGAGGAGAATGATGTATTACCAAAAGGAAATCTGTTAATAGACAGAATTAATGGCGATGCATTTCGTTGCGAATTATTTCATGCAGATGGTTCCGTGCGATTGCAAGCGGTGTTCAGGGATTACGATGCTTACGATGGATGCCGGGTGCCTCGGAAAATTGATGTTCGATGGCCAGGAAATAACGCGGCACTGAGTATCGAATTTTCAGACATTGTGATAAATGAAGCACTTGATCCAAAGGTTTTCAGGCTTACAGCGCCAGAGGGAGTAAAAACAATTTCTTTTTATTAA
- a CDS encoding sigma-70 family RNA polymerase sigma factor, with amino-acid sequence MRESVNPETRRLVAGAKSGDKDATNKLYEIYNDRILGIVRLRMGNELRSKMQSMDLVQEALLCSFRDLGDFTYKNEGDFLRWVSKIAENRIRDNSNKLHAQKRDMRKEAPFNMGDQSSNSTFIPGIVPFDTTTPSRIMSRNEEQERLEMAMQHLSAEDQEVIVLAKIEGLLLKQIGEKIGKSPDAVRMQLSRALAELSAIIGEANDTES; translated from the coding sequence ATGAGAGAATCCGTAAACCCAGAAACCCGTCGCCTTGTGGCAGGGGCAAAATCAGGGGATAAAGATGCCACAAATAAGTTATATGAAATTTATAACGATCGTATACTGGGCATTGTGCGCCTTCGTATGGGTAACGAGCTCAGAAGCAAAATGCAGTCTATGGACTTGGTACAGGAAGCCTTATTATGTTCTTTTCGAGATCTTGGGGACTTTACATACAAGAATGAGGGCGATTTCCTGAGATGGGTATCAAAAATAGCAGAAAATAGAATCCGTGATAACAGTAACAAATTACATGCGCAAAAACGAGATATGAGAAAAGAAGCGCCATTTAATATGGGTGATCAATCTTCAAATAGCACTTTCATACCCGGGATTGTACCTTTTGACACTACAACACCAAGTAGAATAATGTCGAGGAATGAAGAGCAGGAAAGGCTGGAAATGGCAATGCAACATTTGAGTGCTGAAGATCAAGAGGTAATCGTGCTTGCAAAGATTGAAGGACTTTTACTTAAACAAATAGGGGAAAAGATAGGGAAAAGCCCAGATGCCGTAAGAATGCAGTTATCAAGGGCCCTTGCCGAATTGTCCGCAATTATCGGGGAAGCAAACGATACGGAATCCTGA
- the dapF gene encoding diaminopimelate epimerase → MKFTKMHGIGNDYVYINCFQEKVKDPVSLAPVISDRHFGVGSDGLILILPSEVADCRMRIFNADGSEAQMCGNGVRCVAKYVFDRKITQNNPLTVETLAGIKTICLYTEKGTVSRAKVNMGKPKLMRSEIPMLGAETRVINEPLTLNKGTAFLITCVSMGNPHCIIFVEDFDTIDVTREGREIERLQVFPERINVHFVQVHSPEELTMKTWERGSGITLACGTGASAVCVAGVLNKRTTRKVLAHLPGGDLELEWAGDDDVFMTGSATETFTGEWVMP, encoded by the coding sequence ATGAAATTCACAAAAATGCATGGAATTGGTAACGACTACGTGTACATAAACTGCTTTCAAGAAAAGGTTAAAGACCCGGTATCGCTGGCTCCTGTAATAAGTGACAGACACTTTGGCGTGGGGTCCGATGGACTAATCCTCATCTTGCCTTCTGAAGTGGCAGATTGCCGGATGCGTATCTTTAATGCAGATGGAAGTGAAGCTCAAATGTGTGGAAACGGCGTACGCTGTGTGGCAAAATATGTGTTCGACCGAAAAATCACACAAAATAATCCGCTTACGGTAGAAACCCTGGCGGGCATTAAAACGATTTGTCTTTACACGGAAAAGGGCACTGTTTCCCGTGCAAAGGTCAACATGGGAAAACCAAAACTGATGAGATCTGAAATTCCAATGCTTGGCGCAGAGACCAGGGTGATCAATGAGCCGTTGACTCTCAACAAAGGAACGGCATTTCTCATTACCTGTGTCTCCATGGGTAATCCTCATTGCATCATTTTTGTTGAAGATTTCGATACCATTGATGTAACACGGGAGGGACGTGAAATTGAGCGTCTTCAAGTGTTTCCGGAAAGGATTAATGTGCACTTTGTTCAGGTCCACAGTCCTGAAGAACTTACCATGAAGACCTGGGAACGGGGTTCAGGGATTACCCTTGCCTGTGGGACAGGGGCCTCGGCTGTGTGTGTTGCAGGCGTTCTTAATAAAAGGACCACGCGAAAGGTGCTCGCCCATCTTCCGGGAGGCGACCTGGAGCTGGAATGGGCAGGCGATGACGATGTGTTTATGACCGGTTCTGCCACGGAAACATTTACTGGGGAATGGGTGATGCCATGA
- a CDS encoding YHS domain-containing protein gives MKSIFRTLGIGIVVTGLSFICVNKSVRANCGVCGSGGVDRSGGPIVHKEKKHEHEKDPICDKEIHDTKNAPSGEFQGKTYYFCSEECKKIFNERIGHK, from the coding sequence ATGAAAAGTATATTCCGTACTCTTGGCATAGGCATCGTTGTGACTGGTTTGAGTTTTATTTGTGTGAATAAATCGGTCAGGGCAAATTGTGGAGTATGTGGCAGTGGCGGTGTTGACAGGTCCGGAGGACCTATTGTTCATAAAGAAAAAAAACATGAACATGAGAAAGACCCTATTTGTGATAAAGAAATACATGATACAAAAAATGCTCCTTCGGGAGAGTTCCAGGGAAAGACCTATTATTTTTGTTCGGAAGAGTGTAAAAAAATCTTTAACGAGAGAATAGGGCATAAGTAG
- a CDS encoding threonylcarbamoyl-AMP synthase, with protein sequence MEVIIKRAKLLNVREQKFYWKSIETAAEVIRAGEPVAFPTETVYGLGVREDNDKARECIYQIKNRSDKKKLSLMIADIEDLKKYVDTLSVTAKRLVEHFWPGALGIIFPLKNGTDLCIRLPDNSVARDLIHTAKISLLTTSANISGNPPATNAQQVMRDLHNKIRVVLDGGATRLRSPSTIIKFSGETFEIVRHGIISETVLRNCLENGFVKA encoded by the coding sequence ATGGAAGTAATAATTAAAAGGGCAAAACTCCTCAATGTACGGGAACAAAAATTCTACTGGAAGTCTATAGAAACAGCCGCGGAAGTGATACGGGCTGGGGAACCGGTTGCGTTTCCAACAGAGACTGTGTACGGATTGGGAGTTCGTGAAGACAATGACAAGGCTAGAGAATGTATCTATCAAATAAAGAATCGATCAGATAAAAAGAAGCTTTCCCTGATGATTGCAGACATTGAAGATTTAAAAAAATATGTAGACACTCTTTCTGTAACCGCAAAAAGGCTGGTGGAACATTTCTGGCCTGGGGCATTGGGTATTATTTTCCCCTTAAAAAACGGTACGGATCTTTGCATACGACTTCCTGATAACAGTGTGGCAAGGGATTTAATTCATACAGCAAAAATTTCTCTCCTTACTACCAGCGCGAATATTTCCGGAAATCCTCCTGCTACGAACGCTCAACAGGTAATGAGGGATCTGCATAATAAGATCCGGGTCGTTCTGGATGGTGGCGCAACACGTCTTCGTTCTCCTTCTACAATAATCAAATTCTCGGGGGAAACCTTTGAAATTGTTCGTCACGGAATTATTTCCGAGACCGTTCTGCGGAATTGCCTTGAAAATGGTTTCGTAAAAGCATGA
- the waaF gene encoding lipopolysaccharide heptosyltransferase II, protein MKKPPKKIIIRSPNWVGDVIMATPAFRCIRENYPDAEITIALKSYVKNIIDDTPWFDKIFLLDTPPHRGFTQFLSLVRQIRSQQYDLGVIFPNSFSSAFLFWIGGVKRRIGYRRDARSWMLTDGVNRFTENGRFLPTYMGDYYLRLCKKAGCEIRSKELELFVNEASRQKAEDIVKQYAIQNDRPLILMNPGAAFGSSKCWTAEGFARTADILKFQIHCNVAIVCAPHERALAGNIEHAAKSKLINLANHGMSLDILKVLIRRCDLLITVDSGPRHIAVAFKRPVVTLMGPNDPRYTESPAEIGKVIRADVDCLACHLKICPKDHRCMTQITPERVAEVSLSLIGT, encoded by the coding sequence TTGAAAAAACCACCGAAAAAAATTATTATCCGCTCTCCCAACTGGGTAGGCGATGTGATCATGGCTACCCCCGCCTTTCGCTGTATCAGGGAGAATTATCCTGATGCCGAGATTACGATTGCCTTGAAATCGTATGTGAAAAACATCATCGATGATACCCCCTGGTTTGATAAGATTTTCCTTCTGGACACTCCTCCACACCGCGGATTTACGCAGTTCCTTTCTCTGGTAAGGCAGATACGTTCTCAACAATACGACCTCGGTGTTATTTTCCCCAATTCCTTTAGCTCTGCTTTTTTATTCTGGATAGGTGGGGTAAAAAGGCGCATAGGGTACAGGCGAGACGCACGCTCATGGATGCTTACCGATGGCGTGAATCGATTTACGGAGAATGGCAGGTTTCTTCCTACCTATATGGGAGACTATTACCTGCGTCTTTGTAAAAAAGCCGGGTGTGAAATACGTTCAAAGGAACTGGAGCTGTTTGTGAACGAAGCATCCCGGCAGAAGGCAGAGGACATTGTGAAACAGTATGCGATACAGAATGATCGCCCCCTCATCCTGATGAATCCTGGTGCTGCGTTCGGTTCTTCAAAATGCTGGACGGCGGAGGGGTTTGCCAGAACAGCAGATATTTTAAAGTTTCAAATCCATTGTAATGTTGCCATCGTCTGTGCTCCCCACGAAAGAGCGCTTGCCGGTAATATTGAGCATGCGGCAAAATCCAAATTGATAAATTTGGCAAACCATGGAATGTCTTTAGATATCCTGAAGGTACTTATCAGAAGATGCGATCTGTTAATTACCGTTGATTCCGGCCCCCGTCACATTGCCGTTGCCTTTAAGAGGCCGGTAGTAACCTTAATGGGACCGAACGATCCGCGATATACCGAATCCCCCGCAGAGATAGGGAAAGTTATCAGGGCAGATGTTGATTGCCTTGCTTGTCACCTGAAAATATGCCCGAAGGATCATCGGTGCATGACACAGATTACGCCTGAAAGAGTGGCCGAAGTAAGTTTGAGTTTAATCGGAACATAA
- a CDS encoding aldo/keto reductase has product MIDRRSFLISLAGLTTGILLPGCKQKRSTTTEGTSSDRLGSLLPTRALGRTAEAVTMLGVGGWHIGRMSERDAQATIEVALEGGVRFFDTAETYQSGDSERYFGKFLTPKYRDKVYLMTKTTARDANTARRHLKGSLSRMKTDYLDLWQVHNLSSSEDTDERIQGGIFDVLLEAKESGKVRHIGFTGHARPSSHLRALDKTDIFDACQMPINLADPSYESFIEHVLPKLIERKIGVLAMKTLANGGFFGGSQHGEHGNNPKVVPDLVSIREAIHFVWSLPVSVLITGPDNPLHMKEKISLARSFAGMDEEQRKELVAKVAAMAGKRVEFYKA; this is encoded by the coding sequence ATGATAGACCGACGTTCCTTTCTTATATCATTGGCAGGCTTGACAACAGGCATTCTTTTGCCGGGATGTAAGCAAAAGCGATCAACAACCACCGAGGGAACATCCAGCGACCGTCTTGGCAGCCTGCTTCCAACTCGAGCCCTGGGGCGCACAGCAGAGGCTGTCACCATGCTTGGAGTGGGGGGGTGGCATATCGGGAGGATGAGCGAGCGCGACGCACAGGCGACGATCGAAGTTGCCCTTGAAGGCGGAGTGCGATTCTTCGATACCGCTGAGACATACCAATCGGGCGACAGTGAACGTTATTTCGGCAAGTTTTTGACTCCTAAATACCGGGATAAGGTTTATCTCATGACCAAAACCACTGCCCGTGATGCCAATACTGCCAGAAGGCATCTCAAAGGTTCGTTAAGCCGCATGAAAACTGATTATCTCGATTTATGGCAGGTTCATAATCTAAGCAGTTCGGAAGATACGGATGAGCGGATTCAAGGTGGCATATTTGATGTGCTGCTGGAGGCGAAGGAATCCGGCAAAGTGAGGCATATTGGTTTCACCGGACATGCCAGACCCTCGTCTCATCTGCGAGCGCTTGACAAAACGGACATCTTTGACGCCTGTCAGATGCCCATCAACCTTGCGGATCCGAGCTACGAGAGTTTCATCGAACATGTCTTGCCAAAACTAATCGAGCGTAAGATTGGGGTATTAGCAATGAAGACGCTGGCCAACGGGGGGTTTTTTGGCGGTTCTCAGCACGGAGAACACGGAAACAATCCTAAAGTTGTGCCAGATCTTGTGAGCATCCGGGAAGCAATTCACTTCGTCTGGTCGCTACCGGTGAGCGTTCTGATCACCGGTCCTGACAACCCATTGCACATGAAAGAGAAAATCTCTCTGGCGCGCTCTTTTGCCGGCATGGATGAAGAACAGCGCAAGGAACTGGTGGCGAAGGTGGCCGCCATGGCCGGTAAGCGTGTGGAGTTCTATAAGGCGTAA
- a CDS encoding YggS family pyridoxal phosphate-dependent enzyme — translation MSIQQNVNQVKQNIAHAACRAGKKPEDIILVMATKTVPPERIREAIRAGGNIMGENKIQEALKKYQALKEENVKWHFIGHLQTNKVKDALKFADMIHSVDRLSLVEKLDHRLMQEGRSLDILIQVNTSHEESKYGVAPEEALSLVRQAAKYDTLKIGGLMTIGLFTKDEVKIRECFKTLKNIYDTITDESVDKVSMKYLSMGMSGDYQIAIEEGANMVRIGSAIFGARNTPDAYYWPSEKTDADRSAAT, via the coding sequence ATGTCCATTCAGCAAAATGTAAATCAGGTAAAACAGAACATTGCCCATGCAGCTTGCAGGGCTGGAAAAAAGCCGGAAGATATCATCCTGGTTATGGCCACGAAAACAGTGCCTCCGGAACGTATACGGGAAGCCATCAGGGCCGGTGGAAATATTATGGGAGAAAACAAAATTCAGGAGGCCCTGAAGAAATACCAGGCACTCAAAGAAGAAAATGTTAAGTGGCATTTTATCGGACATCTTCAGACAAACAAGGTCAAAGACGCCCTTAAATTTGCCGATATGATCCATTCTGTAGATCGCCTGTCTCTTGTTGAAAAACTTGACCACCGCCTCATGCAGGAGGGGCGGTCTCTGGATATCCTGATTCAGGTAAACACATCTCATGAGGAAAGTAAATATGGAGTTGCACCGGAGGAAGCGCTTTCCCTTGTCAGGCAGGCAGCGAAATATGATACCTTAAAAATCGGCGGACTCATGACCATAGGACTGTTTACAAAGGACGAGGTAAAAATCCGTGAGTGTTTTAAGACGCTTAAAAATATATATGACACGATTACCGACGAGAGCGTTGACAAGGTTTCCATGAAATATCTTTCCATGGGCATGTCAGGCGATTATCAAATAGCAATTGAGGAAGGCGCAAATATGGTTCGAATAGGCTCCGCCATTTTCGGCGCCCGCAACACGCCTGACGCATATTATTGGCCGTCAGAAAAAACCGATGCAGATAGATCTGCCGCAACGTAA
- a CDS encoding phosphomannomutase, whose amino-acid sequence MENDTFSNAEECWKCILSDTKKNAGLLKEIERFARENVTQAKIIFGTSGWRGETGTDFTFHTVRIVTAAILEILKTGKPTVMEAIGIRDFEELKKRGIIVGHDNRWLGPEFASSIMNLLRNEGIKVYYAGEATTPELSAAVVQLDAACSINLTPSHNPSNYSGFKFNPSDGGPAGSEITSAIEEVANRFMAENVVISEAKYQSIQKIDPISLYVDFLKNRGTLDIERIRQFVRYEDCFICIDHIHGATRRRPNSLFGGTEKIRYLRTEDNYLFGGVPPEPSAKNMRLVMDCLDEKKSNFKLGVIMDPDGDRIRFTDGKRDISMNHFGAMALHFLHIYKGISGIVVKSVATSNFGNAVADKLGIPVKETAVGFKNFRPYMIQSAKERAIVAYEESDGISGYNNTLEKDAMFGFLLAIEMMAVTGKNLSEYLQDLEEKFGAYYPERAGIEVDRFLAGAPLLEKLSGLKQKLTIGSEISMNGVARKIRSVTSVDGIKIILDDNSWFLIRPSGTEPKVRFYVETRSPKDLGPMVKTAERLTRETLGNLT is encoded by the coding sequence ATGGAAAATGATACCTTTAGCAATGCGGAAGAATGTTGGAAGTGTATACTTTCAGATACAAAGAAAAATGCTGGCTTACTGAAAGAAATAGAGCGTTTTGCACGAGAAAATGTGACACAGGCAAAAATCATTTTTGGGACCTCCGGCTGGAGAGGAGAGACCGGCACTGATTTTACCTTTCATACTGTGCGCATTGTAACTGCTGCAATTCTGGAGATTCTCAAAACCGGCAAGCCAACGGTAATGGAGGCAATTGGCATACGGGATTTTGAAGAACTTAAAAAACGTGGTATCATCGTAGGTCATGATAATAGATGGTTAGGTCCCGAATTTGCTTCATCCATAATGAACTTATTGCGAAATGAAGGGATCAAGGTATATTATGCCGGAGAAGCAACCACGCCTGAACTTTCTGCGGCAGTTGTGCAGTTGGATGCTGCCTGCTCTATAAATCTCACACCGTCACATAATCCATCGAATTACTCTGGTTTTAAATTTAATCCTTCAGATGGCGGTCCTGCCGGTTCGGAGATTACCAGTGCTATTGAGGAAGTTGCGAATAGGTTTATGGCGGAGAATGTTGTAATTTCTGAAGCCAAATACCAAAGTATTCAAAAAATAGACCCTATTAGTCTGTATGTGGATTTTTTGAAAAATCGTGGAACACTGGACATTGAACGAATCAGGCAATTTGTGCGCTATGAAGACTGTTTTATCTGTATTGACCATATCCATGGAGCCACGCGAAGAAGGCCAAACTCGCTGTTTGGCGGAACCGAAAAGATACGATATCTCAGAACAGAAGATAATTATTTGTTTGGTGGGGTACCGCCTGAACCATCTGCAAAAAATATGAGGCTGGTAATGGACTGCCTGGATGAAAAGAAAAGCAATTTCAAGCTGGGCGTAATCATGGATCCGGATGGAGATAGGATACGGTTTACTGATGGAAAGAGGGACATTTCCATGAACCACTTCGGGGCAATGGCGCTTCATTTTTTACATATCTACAAAGGCATCTCAGGCATAGTGGTAAAGTCTGTTGCTACCAGTAATTTCGGAAATGCTGTTGCTGACAAGCTCGGTATCCCTGTAAAGGAAACGGCGGTTGGTTTTAAAAATTTTCGTCCATACATGATTCAAAGCGCGAAAGAAAGGGCTATTGTTGCATATGAAGAAAGCGATGGGATTTCCGGTTATAACAACACCCTCGAAAAAGATGCAATGTTCGGTTTTTTGCTTGCGATCGAGATGATGGCTGTTACCGGTAAAAACCTGAGTGAATACCTTCAGGATCTTGAAGAGAAATTCGGGGCATATTATCCAGAGAGAGCTGGGATAGAGGTTGATCGTTTCCTGGCAGGTGCTCCACTTCTTGAAAAACTTTCTGGCCTTAAGCAGAAACTTACCATTGGATCGGAAATAAGCATGAATGGGGTGGCTCGAAAGATCCGGTCCGTAACAAGCGTTGATGGAATAAAGATTATTCTTGACGACAATTCATGGTTTTTAATTCGACCATCAGGGACTGAACCGAAGGTCCGGTTTTATGTGGAAACAAGGTCCCCGAAGGATCTTGGCCCCATGGTTAAGACAGCAGAAAGATTAACAAGAGAAACCCTGGGGAACCTGACATAA
- the rpiB gene encoding ribose 5-phosphate isomerase B, with the protein MKIALASDHRGFDFKKRITVLLEQMGHAVLDFGTTTKAESVDYPDYGLKAARSVGEKECDRGILVCGTGIGMSLVANKVRGVRATLCHDLYTVEMSRKHNDSNVLCIGADIIDEKLLEQKIKLWMETPFEGGRHARRIEKITEVENGSGI; encoded by the coding sequence ATGAAGATTGCTCTCGCATCGGACCACAGAGGTTTCGACTTCAAAAAACGTATTACTGTTCTGTTGGAACAGATGGGACACGCCGTTCTAGATTTTGGCACCACAACGAAGGCCGAGTCGGTAGATTATCCGGATTATGGACTAAAGGCCGCCAGGTCTGTCGGGGAGAAGGAATGCGATAGAGGAATTCTGGTCTGTGGGACCGGAATCGGCATGTCCCTTGTGGCAAACAAGGTTCGGGGAGTCCGTGCAACACTTTGCCATGATCTTTACACCGTAGAAATGAGCAGAAAGCATAATGATTCAAACGTGCTGTGTATTGGTGCGGATATCATTGATGAGAAGCTTTTGGAACAAAAGATCAAGCTATGGATGGAAACTCCTTTCGAAGGAGGAAGACATGCGCGCCGCATAGAAAAGATCACGGAGGTTGAAAATGGAAGCGGTATTTAA
- the msrA gene encoding peptide-methionine (S)-S-oxide reductase MsrA, with translation MREAARKCKRPLLEQVVSGGWKRRFAVLKESFLQPSVTLEAHLKIQHIKTCVPEKRGHAEVVEVEYDPSIISYEGLLEVFWKCHNPTTLNRQGPDIGTQYRSAIFYHNDQQKALAIASRDKIQKAGLHIDPLVTEIKSASTFYRAEEYHQQYLEKNGFLHCK, from the coding sequence ATGAGGGAGGCAGCAAGGAAATGCAAAAGGCCACTTTTGGAGCAGGTTGTTTCTGGGGGGTGGAAGCGGCGTTTCGCAGTGTTAAAGGAGTCGTTTCTACAGCCGTCGGTTACCTTGGAGGCACATTTAAAAATCCAACATATCAAGACGTGTGTTCCGGAAAAACGGGGGCACGCTGAAGTAGTTGAGGTAGAGTACGACCCTTCAATAATTTCCTATGAAGGGCTTTTGGAGGTTTTTTGGAAATGCCATAATCCCACAACGCTTAATCGCCAGGGACCGGATATTGGTACACAGTATCGGTCTGCCATATTTTATCACAATGACCAGCAAAAGGCTTTAGCAATTGCTTCAAGGGATAAAATCCAGAAGGCTGGTCTGCATATAGACCCTTTAGTGACAGAAATCAAATCCGCCTCAACGTTTTACCGGGCAGAAGAATACCATCAGCAATATCTGGAAAAGAATGGCTTTCTCCATTGCAAATGA
- a CDS encoding DUF4011 domain-containing protein, protein MTTEKSNHNMNKDTDVAGILDTIRKKLLDLGGRNNLLNYKSPKKSIKVTNQDIDTIYHILVEKEKSESSPKVFKYDNLDDVQRLFEIEKMGKQAAAPIDEKKGDE, encoded by the coding sequence ATGACCACAGAAAAGAGTAATCACAATATGAACAAAGATACGGATGTAGCAGGAATACTTGACACAATTCGTAAAAAACTTCTGGATCTGGGAGGAAGAAATAACCTGTTAAACTACAAATCTCCAAAAAAATCGATCAAAGTAACCAATCAGGATATTGATACGATTTATCATATTCTTGTAGAAAAAGAAAAATCAGAGTCGTCGCCGAAAGTTTTTAAGTATGATAATCTTGACGATGTGCAGAGACTTTTTGAGATTGAAAAAATGGGAAAACAAGCGGCAGCGCCTATTGACGAAAAGAAAGGGGATGAATAA
- a CDS encoding IS66 family transposase — translation MTINNINIDATLEKVKKLLSEEKELSPTMRSMVELLVVLVTLLANRLNVNSSNSSKPPSSDPNRKRVRKENGEKKPGGQKGRVGVTLQKVEEPDKVEVIKIDRRKLPPGNYREAGYESRQVFDIDISRIVTEYRAQILEDGKGDRFVASFPKEVTKAVQYGMGVKAHAVYMSQFQLIPYKRVQEYFREQLGIPVSEGSIYNFNQEAFGLLESFEEKAKERLARSDLLHVDETGIAMNGERRWLHCTSNGSWTYFFPHEKRGTDAMNTIGILPKFRGILCHDHWKPYYTYDCTHALCNAHHLRELTGVWEEDKQQWAKDTRVLLEEINRAVNDAGGFLETSESEKYRQRYRSIVKNAEAECPPPDETNRKGKRGRVKRTKARNLLERLIEYENDVLRFMENEIVPFTNNLGENDIRMTKVHQKISGCFRSMEGAKIFCRIRSYLSTCRKQGVSSSQGLEILFRGELPDFV, via the coding sequence TTGACGATAAACAACATTAATATTGATGCAACGCTCGAAAAAGTGAAGAAACTTCTTTCTGAAGAGAAAGAGTTGTCACCAACCATGCGGTCTATGGTTGAGCTGCTGGTAGTACTGGTGACGTTACTGGCAAATCGCTTAAACGTGAACAGTAGTAATAGTAGCAAGCCGCCATCAAGTGATCCGAATCGCAAGAGAGTGCGCAAGGAGAACGGGGAGAAAAAGCCAGGCGGTCAAAAAGGTCGTGTGGGTGTAACCCTTCAAAAGGTCGAGGAGCCAGATAAGGTTGAGGTCATCAAAATTGACCGGAGAAAACTCCCGCCGGGAAACTATAGGGAGGCAGGTTATGAATCACGGCAGGTATTCGATATTGATATTTCAAGAATCGTAACGGAATATCGTGCGCAGATCCTTGAAGATGGTAAAGGGGATCGATTTGTAGCGTCTTTTCCTAAGGAAGTGACAAAGGCAGTGCAGTATGGAATGGGAGTGAAAGCACATGCAGTGTATATGTCACAATTTCAATTGATTCCTTATAAGAGAGTACAGGAGTATTTTCGAGAGCAACTCGGGATACCGGTGAGCGAAGGTTCCATTTACAACTTTAATCAAGAAGCATTCGGTTTATTGGAGAGCTTTGAAGAAAAAGCCAAAGAGAGGCTTGCCCGCTCAGATTTGCTCCATGTTGATGAAACGGGCATTGCCATGAATGGGGAAAGGCGTTGGCTGCATTGTACCTCCAATGGTTCATGGACGTACTTTTTCCCCCATGAGAAACGGGGAACTGATGCGATGAATACGATAGGGATATTACCCAAATTCAGGGGAATTCTTTGTCACGACCACTGGAAGCCGTATTACACGTATGATTGTACCCATGCATTATGTAATGCCCACCACTTAAGAGAATTGACAGGGGTATGGGAAGAAGACAAGCAGCAATGGGCAAAAGATACGAGAGTCTTGCTCGAAGAGATAAATCGCGCAGTAAATGATGCGGGAGGTTTTTTAGAAACCAGTGAGTCTGAAAAATACCGACAAAGGTATCGCTCGATAGTAAAAAATGCGGAAGCTGAATGTCCCCCACCTGATGAAACGAACAGAAAAGGGAAAAGGGGGAGAGTGAAAAGGACAAAAGCCCGGAATCTTCTGGAGCGATTGATAGAATACGAGAATGATGTGCTAAGATTTATGGAAAATGAAATTGTGCCCTTCACAAACAATTTAGGTGAAAATGATATCAGGATGACAAAGGTTCACCAGAAAATATCTGGCTGTTTCCGTTCTATGGAAGGCGCCAAAATTTTCTGTCGTATTCGTAGTTATCTCTCTACCTGTAGAAAGCAAGGGGTAAGCTCAAGCCAGGGCTTAGAAATATTATTTCGAGGTGAATTGCCTGATTTTGTTTGA